One genomic segment of Gossypium arboreum isolate Shixiya-1 chromosome 3, ASM2569848v2, whole genome shotgun sequence includes these proteins:
- the LOC108478372 gene encoding uncharacterized protein LOC108478372: protein MAEQMPLKRAREETQSSDEETKRHKSYNHILSLLEAEEDEPNQDLSSLLTTLQQELSSDSVLGDPLPYPTSAALDADQKNPRPNTTAEATNTITGSLEDEDIQDDKEQVIRHLLEASDDELGIPNREGGFDVGVFEFEQGCNNGGNGLALCDRLWELEDEAANYYTLLQSELFL, encoded by the coding sequence ATGGCTGAGCAGATGCCTTTAAAGCGCGCAAGAGAAGAAACCCAGAGTTCAGATGAAGAAACAAAGCGCCATAAGTCATATAATCACATACTCTCTTTGCTTGAAGCTGAAGAGGATGAGCCAAACCAAGACCTGTCTTCTCTCCTCACAACTTTGCAACAGGAACTTTCGTCTGACTCCGTCTTAGGTGACCCCCTTCCTTACCCAACATCAGCCGCCTTAGATGCTGACCAAAAAAACCCCAGGCCTAACACCACAGCAGAAGCTACCAACACCATCACCGGCAGCTTAGAAGATGAGGATATTCAGGATGATAAAGAGCAAGTCATACGCCATTTGCTTGAAGCTTCTGATGATGAGCTTGGGATTCCAAATAGGGAAGGTGGTTTTGATGTTGGAGTTTTTGAGTTTGAACAAGGTTGTAACAATGGTGGAAATGGGCTTGCTTTATGTGATAGGTTGTGGGAACTTGAAGACGAGGCTGCTAATTATTATACTTTGTTGCAGTCTGAACTTTTCCTGTAG